In Synechococcus sp. RS9909, one genomic interval encodes:
- a CDS encoding PilN domain-containing protein, protein MELAALRERFPALERSMLAWRALARRQTVWLAPNDTQLTLAWRQGGVWEQRCVPLPEDVCRDGLPLQRDALADFLADWLLENGLPPAVVDLVLLLPLQCCHWRLVVPPDGQAPLSIEALRSLQPDLGWSLPLSELVLALESPGLSSASQLLVGAERLLLQAWVAVIEAADLRLERVDGVLAAARRGLLARCEAEGMPLTGDLAWLLQQGSAWRLLVLRDGWPELERLFSSADALQSDLEALLLAWERHAGAASPALRCWITAPAEARQQLQGWLGGRWAEEAGGARFASLESLAFPDQGAEAEAPPPGLDLLEERRRELGLAASAAGVGAGAGPPPARALLLQGSLWGGGLVLASLLLLALMGWQEGQQAQQLAQLMPVEQRVTRAESRLRRLRSTTTALRKNNTRLAEQLVAVPSGSALLEQLRQVTPAGVQLQSLRVQGNAIELSGEAQASLDPGPLERINALVLALAALPISEPDGVKVVKATRSGDDGGPVQAVTFSLTWGLDPAARPSLATLKALGADGLVRRFQLLQQAGVAL, encoded by the coding sequence TTGGAGCTGGCGGCACTGCGCGAACGGTTCCCGGCCCTGGAGCGGTCGATGCTCGCCTGGCGCGCCCTCGCCCGGCGCCAGACCGTGTGGCTCGCTCCCAACGACACGCAGCTGACCCTGGCCTGGCGCCAGGGAGGCGTGTGGGAGCAGCGGTGTGTGCCATTGCCGGAGGACGTGTGCCGGGACGGTTTGCCCCTGCAGCGCGATGCCCTGGCGGATTTCCTCGCCGATTGGCTGCTGGAGAACGGCCTGCCGCCTGCGGTGGTGGATCTGGTGCTGTTGCTGCCGTTGCAGTGCTGCCATTGGCGCCTGGTGGTGCCCCCCGACGGTCAGGCCCCGCTCAGCATTGAAGCCCTGCGCAGCCTCCAGCCGGATCTGGGTTGGTCGCTTCCTTTGTCTGAGCTGGTGCTGGCCCTGGAATCGCCTGGCCTGTCGTCGGCGTCGCAGCTGCTGGTGGGAGCGGAGCGGCTGCTGCTTCAGGCCTGGGTGGCTGTGATCGAAGCGGCGGATCTGCGTCTGGAGCGGGTGGACGGAGTGTTGGCGGCCGCCCGCCGGGGCTTGCTGGCGCGGTGCGAGGCGGAGGGCATGCCGTTGACCGGTGATCTGGCCTGGCTGCTCCAGCAGGGCAGCGCCTGGCGGTTGCTGGTGCTGCGGGATGGCTGGCCGGAGCTGGAGCGGCTGTTCTCCTCCGCCGATGCCCTGCAGAGCGATCTGGAGGCGTTGCTGCTGGCCTGGGAGCGGCATGCCGGCGCTGCATCGCCAGCGCTGCGCTGTTGGATCACGGCGCCTGCGGAGGCGCGGCAGCAGCTGCAGGGGTGGCTGGGTGGTCGTTGGGCCGAGGAGGCGGGCGGTGCGCGTTTTGCCTCGCTCGAGAGCCTGGCCTTCCCCGACCAGGGCGCGGAGGCGGAGGCGCCGCCACCGGGGTTGGATCTGCTTGAGGAGCGCCGCCGGGAGCTGGGCCTGGCGGCATCGGCCGCCGGGGTTGGGGCTGGAGCCGGGCCGCCGCCCGCGCGGGCTCTGCTGCTGCAGGGCAGCCTCTGGGGCGGCGGCCTGGTGCTGGCGTCGCTGCTGTTGCTCGCCCTGATGGGCTGGCAGGAGGGGCAGCAGGCCCAGCAGCTGGCGCAGCTGATGCCGGTGGAGCAGCGGGTGACCCGGGCGGAATCGCGCTTGCGTCGCCTCCGCTCAACCACGACGGCTCTGCGCAAGAACAACACCCGTCTGGCGGAGCAGCTGGTGGCGGTGCCCTCCGGGTCGGCGCTGCTGGAGCAACTGCGCCAGGTGACCCCCGCGGGGGTGCAGCTCCAGAGCCTGCGCGTGCAGGGGAACGCGATCGAGCTGTCGGGTGAAGCGCAGGCGTCGCTGGATCCCGGCCCCCTGGAGCGGATCAATGCCCTGGTGCTGGCCCTTGCAGCGCTGCCGATCAGCGAGCCCGATGGGGTGAAGGTGGTGAAGGCGACGCGCTCCGGCGATGACGGGGGGCCTGTGCAAGCGGTGACCTTCAGCCTCACCTGGGGGCTGGATCCCGCCGCTCGCCCCTCGTTGGCCACCCTGAAGGCGCTCGGGGCCGATGGGCTGGTGCGGCGCTTCCAGTTGCTGCAGCAGGCGGGGGTGGCCCTGTGA
- a CDS encoding quinone-dependent dihydroorotate dehydrogenase gives MAEPFSTGSFYRRWLGPVLARDEGLDAEQLSRSALLALGQASLRRQWPGVSTVLQGVAGELNRRDLRLEQVLFGCRFANPVGLAAGFDKNGVAAGVWDRFGFGFAEVGTVTWHAQPGNPRPRLFRLAAERAALNRMGFNNDGAEAMRRTLERQALPPPGQRPAVLGINLGKSKVTSLEQAPDDYASSLELLAPLADYAVINVSSPNTPGLRELQDSAQLRRLVERLRRLPACPPLLVKIAPDLEDDAIDAIARLAYEEGLAGVIAVNTSLDRLGLEQRRLTQTGRTLAEEAGGLSGAPLRHRALEVMRRLRATAGPALPLIGVGGIDCPESAWERITAGASLIQLYTGWIFEGPDLVPRILEGLLQQLDRHGFRHLRDAVGSGVPWQ, from the coding sequence ATGGCCGAGCCGTTCTCCACCGGGAGTTTTTACCGCCGCTGGCTCGGTCCGGTGCTGGCCCGGGATGAGGGGCTGGATGCGGAGCAGTTGAGTCGCTCGGCCCTGTTGGCTCTGGGGCAGGCCAGCCTCAGGCGCCAGTGGCCCGGGGTGTCGACGGTTCTGCAGGGTGTTGCCGGTGAGCTGAATCGTCGTGATCTCCGTTTGGAGCAGGTGCTGTTCGGTTGTCGTTTTGCCAACCCGGTGGGTCTGGCGGCCGGGTTCGACAAGAACGGTGTGGCTGCGGGTGTGTGGGATCGCTTCGGGTTCGGTTTCGCCGAGGTGGGAACGGTCACCTGGCATGCCCAGCCGGGCAACCCCCGGCCGCGTCTGTTCCGTCTGGCGGCGGAACGGGCCGCCCTGAACCGGATGGGCTTCAACAACGACGGTGCTGAGGCGATGCGCCGCACCCTGGAGCGGCAGGCCCTGCCTCCCCCTGGGCAGCGGCCGGCCGTTCTGGGCATCAATCTGGGCAAGTCGAAGGTCACATCGCTGGAGCAGGCCCCCGACGATTACGCCTCCTCGCTGGAGCTGCTCGCTCCCCTGGCCGACTATGCCGTGATCAATGTCAGCTCCCCCAACACTCCCGGCCTGCGGGAGCTGCAGGATTCCGCCCAGCTGCGCCGTCTGGTGGAGCGCCTGCGTCGCCTGCCGGCCTGTCCGCCCCTCCTGGTGAAGATCGCGCCGGATCTGGAGGATGACGCGATCGATGCCATCGCCCGCCTCGCCTACGAAGAGGGTCTGGCCGGGGTGATCGCCGTCAACACCAGCCTGGATCGGCTCGGGCTTGAGCAGCGGCGCCTGACCCAGACCGGCCGCACCCTGGCGGAGGAGGCCGGTGGCCTCAGCGGTGCACCCCTGCGTCATCGCGCCCTGGAGGTGATGCGACGCCTGCGGGCCACCGCCGGCCCTGCCCTGCCCCTGATCGGTGTGGGAGGGATTGACTGTCCGGAGTCGGCCTGGGAACGGATCACCGCCGGCGCTTCCCTGATTCAGCTCTACACGGGCTGGATTTTTGAGGGCCCCGATCTGGTGCCGAGAATTCTGGAGGGTCTGTTGCAACAGCTCGACCGCCATGGCTTTCGCCATCTCCGCGATGCGGTGGGCAGCGGCGTGCCCTGGCAATAG
- a CDS encoding DUF3747 domain-containing protein, with product MSRTYPGSLAAGLLLSLTGLPLLAAGLFDSQPLDEERFAVLAQAVGGNSWKLLVLEQIKARPLCWEERADGLVKPSLNDFDFTGICSRYLDSNGYSLRAGDEDMDRSFRLRLQQDRDDLVLMAIDPDQGVPIPVARASRPRRDRHAFVKLNLDPGWSLERRAYKGRTLSHVYFAHQDSTPQLLAKARGGEPPQRFRGLGRPTAPGAPQLASRGSNLQGRGPIRLEVIPYRP from the coding sequence ATGTCGCGAACCTACCCTGGAAGCCTGGCGGCGGGCCTGCTGCTGAGCCTCACGGGCTTGCCCCTGCTGGCAGCTGGCCTGTTCGACAGCCAGCCCCTCGACGAGGAGCGCTTTGCTGTGCTGGCCCAGGCCGTGGGGGGCAACAGCTGGAAGTTGCTGGTGCTGGAGCAGATCAAAGCGCGACCGCTCTGCTGGGAGGAGCGGGCCGATGGCCTGGTGAAGCCCTCCTTGAACGATTTCGACTTCACGGGAATCTGCAGCCGCTACCTCGACAGCAACGGCTATTCCCTGCGCGCCGGTGACGAGGACATGGACCGCAGCTTCCGGCTGCGGCTGCAGCAGGATCGCGACGACCTCGTGCTGATGGCGATCGATCCGGATCAGGGAGTGCCGATCCCGGTGGCCCGCGCCAGCCGTCCCCGTCGTGATCGACACGCCTTCGTGAAACTGAACCTGGATCCGGGCTGGAGCCTGGAACGACGGGCCTACAAAGGGCGCACCCTCAGCCATGTGTATTTCGCCCACCAGGACTCCACCCCCCAACTCCTCGCCAAGGCGCGGGGTGGGGAACCGCCCCAACGCTTCCGTGGCCTGGGGCGACCGACGGCACCCGGCGCACCGCAACTGGCGTCCCGCGGCAGCAACCTGCAAGGCAGGGGGCCGATCCGGCTGGAGGTGATCCCCTATCGCCCCTGA
- the rplL gene encoding 50S ribosomal protein L7/L12, which translates to MSAKTDEILESLKSLSLLEASELVKQIEDAFGVSAAASAGVVMAAPGAAAGGGGEAAEEKTEFDVVLESFEASAKIKVLKAVREATGLGLGDAKAMVEAAPKAIKEGVSKDEAEALKKAIEEVGGKVTLK; encoded by the coding sequence ATGTCTGCAAAAACCGACGAAATTCTCGAATCACTGAAATCTCTCTCCCTGCTGGAAGCCTCTGAGCTTGTCAAGCAGATCGAGGATGCTTTCGGTGTGTCTGCTGCCGCATCCGCTGGTGTGGTGATGGCCGCTCCTGGCGCCGCCGCTGGCGGTGGTGGTGAAGCTGCCGAAGAAAAGACCGAATTCGATGTTGTGCTGGAAAGCTTCGAAGCTTCCGCCAAGATCAAGGTCCTCAAGGCTGTTCGCGAAGCCACCGGCCTCGGCCTCGGCGATGCGAAAGCCATGGTGGAAGCCGCTCCCAAGGCCATCAAGGAAGGTGTGTCGAAGGATGAGGCTGAAGCCCTCAAGAAGGCCATTGAAGAGGTCGGCGGCAAGGTCACCCTCAAGTGA
- the rplJ gene encoding 50S ribosomal protein L10: protein MGRTLESKQQIVEELKQLLGEAEMALVLDYQGLSIKEMSDLRTRLQASNGVCKVTKNTLMRRAIDGDSAWSNLDSLLSGTNAFVLVKGDVGGAVKAVQAFQKDTKKSETKGGLFEGKLLSQDEIKAIGDLPSKEVLMAQIAGAINAVATKVAVGINEVPSGLARALKQHAESGDS from the coding sequence ATGGGCCGCACGCTGGAGAGCAAGCAACAGATCGTCGAAGAGCTCAAGCAGCTCCTTGGCGAGGCCGAAATGGCACTGGTTCTGGATTATCAGGGCCTTTCCATCAAAGAGATGTCTGATCTGCGGACGCGTCTGCAGGCCAGCAACGGTGTGTGCAAGGTGACCAAAAACACCTTGATGCGTCGTGCCATTGATGGTGACAGTGCCTGGTCGAATCTCGACTCCCTGCTGAGTGGCACCAACGCCTTCGTCCTGGTGAAGGGCGATGTGGGTGGTGCCGTGAAAGCCGTTCAGGCTTTCCAGAAGGACACCAAGAAATCCGAGACCAAGGGCGGCCTTTTCGAAGGCAAGCTCCTTTCTCAGGACGAGATCAAAGCCATCGGTGACCTTCCCTCCAAGGAAGTGCTCATGGCCCAGATTGCCGGTGCCATCAATGCAGTGGCCACCAAGGTGGCTGTTGGCATCAACGAGGTTCCCTCCGGTCTCGCTCGGGCGCTCAAGCAGCACGCCGAATCCGGCGACAGCTGA
- the rplA gene encoding 50S ribosomal protein L1 yields the protein MPKLSKRLASLVNKIEERAYEPLEAIQLVKDNATAKFDETMEAHVRLGIDPKYTDQQLRTTVALPNGTGQTVRIAVVTRGEKVAEAKAAGAELAGDDDLVESIAKGEMDFDLLIATPDMMPKVAKLGRVLGPRGLMPNPKAGTVTTDLAGAIQEFKAGKLEFRADRTGIVHVRFGKASFAADALLENLKTLQETIDRNKPSGAKGRYWKSLYVTSTMGPSVEVDVAALQDIKQEG from the coding sequence ATGCCAAAACTTTCCAAACGTCTGGCCAGCCTCGTCAACAAGATTGAGGAGCGCGCCTACGAGCCGCTTGAGGCGATTCAGCTCGTTAAAGACAACGCCACCGCCAAGTTCGACGAAACGATGGAGGCCCATGTGCGCCTCGGCATCGACCCCAAGTACACCGACCAGCAGCTGCGCACCACCGTGGCGTTGCCGAATGGCACGGGTCAGACCGTGCGCATCGCCGTGGTGACCCGCGGTGAAAAGGTGGCGGAGGCCAAGGCTGCCGGTGCTGAACTCGCCGGCGATGACGACCTGGTGGAGAGCATCGCCAAGGGGGAGATGGACTTCGATCTGCTGATCGCCACCCCCGACATGATGCCCAAGGTGGCGAAACTGGGTCGTGTGCTCGGCCCCCGTGGCCTGATGCCGAACCCGAAGGCCGGCACCGTCACCACCGATCTCGCCGGCGCCATCCAGGAATTCAAAGCGGGCAAACTGGAATTCCGCGCCGATCGCACCGGCATCGTGCATGTGCGCTTCGGCAAGGCCAGCTTTGCGGCGGATGCGTTGCTGGAGAATCTGAAGACGCTTCAGGAAACGATTGATCGCAACAAGCCCAGTGGTGCCAAGGGCCGCTACTGGAAGAGCCTCTACGTGACCTCCACTATGGGGCCCTCTGTGGAAGTGGATGTGGCTGCTCTGCAGGACATCAAACAGGAGGGCTGA
- the rplK gene encoding 50S ribosomal protein L11, translating to MAKKVVAVIKLALQAGKANPAPPVGPALGQHGVNIMAFCKEYNARTQDKAGFVIPVEISVFEDRSFTFITKTPPASVLITKAAGIEKGSGESAKGSVGSISRTQLEEIAKTKLPDLNCTSVESAMRIIEGTARNMGVAIND from the coding sequence ATGGCCAAGAAAGTCGTAGCTGTGATCAAGCTGGCCCTACAGGCCGGCAAAGCCAACCCTGCACCGCCCGTGGGTCCTGCCCTCGGTCAGCACGGGGTCAACATCATGGCGTTCTGCAAGGAGTACAACGCCCGCACCCAGGACAAGGCCGGGTTTGTGATCCCGGTGGAGATTTCGGTCTTTGAAGACCGCAGTTTCACCTTCATCACCAAAACGCCTCCGGCGTCGGTGCTGATCACCAAGGCCGCTGGAATCGAGAAAGGTTCCGGTGAATCCGCCAAGGGCAGCGTTGGCTCGATCAGCCGCACCCAGCTCGAGGAGATCGCCAAGACCAAGCTGCCTGACCTCAACTGCACCAGCGTTGAGTCAGCCATGCGCATCATTGAAGGCACAGCCCGCAACATGGGCGTGGCCATCAACGACTGA
- the nusG gene encoding transcription termination/antitermination protein NusG produces the protein MSDVDLTTETPEVLDLPAPNEGEQGTASTAPRTSVARWYAVQVASSCEKKVKATLEQRAVTLGVSNRILEIEIPETPAVKVKKDGSRQSTEEKVFPGYVLVRMVLDEDTMMAVRSTPNVINFVGAEDRRATGKARGHIKPRPLSRSEVDRIFKRAAEKKTVVKVDLTEGDQILVTAGPFKDFQGEVIEVSGERSKLKALLSIFGRETPVELEFSQVSKQN, from the coding sequence GTGTCTGACGTCGATCTCACCACCGAGACTCCTGAAGTTCTCGATCTTCCCGCACCGAATGAGGGTGAGCAGGGCACGGCGTCGACGGCGCCCCGCACATCCGTGGCCCGCTGGTATGCCGTGCAGGTGGCGTCCAGTTGCGAGAAGAAGGTGAAGGCCACGTTGGAGCAGCGGGCGGTCACCCTCGGCGTCAGCAACCGGATTCTGGAGATTGAGATTCCGGAAACGCCGGCGGTGAAGGTCAAGAAGGACGGCAGCCGTCAGTCGACCGAGGAAAAGGTGTTTCCGGGGTATGTGCTGGTGCGGATGGTGCTCGATGAAGACACGATGATGGCGGTGCGCAGCACCCCGAACGTGATCAATTTCGTGGGTGCCGAGGATCGTCGCGCCACCGGGAAGGCCCGGGGGCACATCAAACCCCGCCCCCTCAGTCGTTCGGAGGTGGATCGCATCTTCAAGCGGGCGGCAGAGAAGAAAACCGTGGTGAAGGTGGACCTCACCGAAGGCGATCAGATCCTCGTCACGGCAGGTCCGTTCAAGGACTTCCAGGGTGAGGTGATCGAGGTGTCCGGAGAACGGAGCAAGCTCAAGGCTCTGCTCTCGATCTTCGGTCGGGAGACCCCTGTGGAGCTTGAGTTCTCTCAGGTCAGCAAACAGAACTGA
- the secE gene encoding preprotein translocase subunit SecE: MHADGNSGSETVTTPTSEDKAASKPQAPSAEGRKGGFLAAAVEELKLVVWPSRQQLFSESIAVILMVSLSAAAIAALSRFYGWAASQLFR; this comes from the coding sequence ATGCACGCCGACGGCAATTCCGGCTCCGAAACCGTGACCACCCCCACATCTGAGGACAAAGCAGCGAGCAAGCCGCAGGCTCCTTCCGCCGAGGGTCGGAAGGGGGGATTTCTGGCAGCCGCGGTCGAGGAGCTGAAGTTGGTGGTCTGGCCCAGCCGTCAGCAGCTGTTCAGCGAATCCATCGCTGTGATCTTGATGGTGAGTCTGTCGGCGGCAGCCATCGCAGCGCTCAGTCGGTTCTATGGCTGGGCGGCGTCCCAGTTGTTCCGTTGA
- a CDS encoding ATP-dependent Clp protease ATP-binding subunit, translating to MLPEDRPAIDSPVSLTSEPDRFSDEAWELLLAGQDLARRWRHGELDVEHLMQVLFSDRRFAGSLRGLSLDADDLLDQLEGFLAEQPMARSEDLFIGEDLEQLLEAADRVRALWGSRLIELSHLLIAMGRDPRIGADCLASAGLPADRLESELRRQRPTAAAAPVPPAPPAPTPAPPLPPPPAAPAPPPVQAPAPASPEPEEPSALQLYGRDLTAAAEAGQLDPVIGRDGEIRRLIKVLSRRGKNNPVLIGAPGVGKTAIAECLAQRIVAGEVPDSLRGQRLVALDMGALIAGAKFRGQFEERLRSVLAEVSDADAGVVLFIDELHTVVSSDRSSADAGSLLKPALARGELRCIAATTPEDYRRTVEKDPALSRRFQQVPILEPSIELSIEILRGLKERYELHHGVTITDGALTAAARLADRYISDRCLPDKAIDLIDEAAAQLKMDVTSKPQVVEDAETDLRRVELALLAAEQAPEAERVQLQRSRLEASACLEDLRGRWQAERDQLEELRQLLQEDETLRHAIAEAERNGDLEEAARLEYDQLHRVQQRRTDLEQVLVEAQEQGTALLREQVEAGDIADVVARWTGIPVQRLLAGERQKLLELETQLQQRVIGQPEAVQAVASAIRRARAGMKDPRRPVGSFLFLGPTGVGKTELAKALAARLFDEEEALVRLDMSEFMERNAVARLLGAPPGYVGYEEGGQLTEAVRRRPYALLLLDEVEKAHPDVFNVLLQVLDDGRLTDSQGRTVDFRHTVVVMTSNLASRAILDRAREGQQPDADQAALDQALAVRVDEALARQFRPEFLNRIDEVIRFRPLAIEDLERIVHLQLAELAQLMREQDLELRVDPAVVRALAEQGFEPEYGARPLRRVLRRQLENPLATQLLEDRFSGASAVRVRSGDGALEPFLFTPED from the coding sequence ATGCTTCCTGAAGACCGTCCCGCCATCGATTCCCCTGTCAGTCTCACGTCGGAGCCGGACCGGTTCAGCGACGAGGCCTGGGAGCTGCTCCTGGCAGGCCAGGATCTGGCGCGACGCTGGCGCCACGGTGAGCTCGATGTGGAGCACCTGATGCAGGTGCTGTTCAGCGACAGGCGTTTTGCCGGCTCGCTGCGTGGCTTGTCGCTGGATGCGGACGACCTGCTCGATCAGCTGGAGGGCTTCCTGGCGGAGCAGCCCATGGCCCGCAGTGAGGATCTGTTCATCGGTGAAGACCTCGAACAGCTGCTGGAGGCAGCTGACCGGGTGCGCGCCCTATGGGGATCCCGCCTGATCGAGCTGTCCCACCTGTTGATCGCCATGGGGCGCGATCCACGCATCGGTGCCGATTGCTTGGCCAGCGCTGGCTTGCCTGCCGACCGGCTCGAGTCGGAGTTGCGTCGTCAGAGACCAACCGCTGCCGCCGCTCCGGTGCCACCAGCGCCACCAGCACCAACACCGGCACCGCCACTGCCTCCCCCTCCAGCGGCTCCTGCGCCCCCGCCGGTCCAGGCGCCGGCGCCGGCCAGCCCCGAGCCGGAGGAACCCTCTGCCCTGCAGTTGTATGGGCGCGACCTTACGGCGGCGGCGGAAGCCGGTCAGCTGGATCCGGTGATTGGCCGTGATGGGGAGATCCGGCGCCTGATCAAGGTGCTGTCCCGTCGCGGCAAGAACAACCCGGTGCTGATCGGGGCTCCGGGGGTGGGCAAAACGGCGATTGCCGAATGTCTGGCCCAGCGGATTGTGGCCGGTGAGGTGCCCGATTCGCTGCGGGGGCAGCGGTTGGTGGCCCTCGACATGGGGGCGCTGATTGCCGGCGCCAAATTTCGCGGCCAATTTGAGGAGCGCCTCCGTTCCGTGCTGGCGGAGGTGAGTGATGCCGATGCCGGCGTTGTGTTGTTCATCGACGAACTGCACACGGTGGTGAGCAGCGATCGCTCCAGTGCCGATGCGGGCAGCCTGCTCAAGCCGGCCCTGGCGCGAGGCGAACTGCGTTGCATCGCCGCGACCACTCCAGAGGACTATCGCCGCACCGTTGAGAAGGATCCCGCACTCAGCCGCCGCTTTCAGCAGGTGCCGATCCTCGAGCCCTCGATTGAACTCAGCATCGAGATTCTGCGCGGCCTGAAGGAGCGCTATGAGCTCCATCACGGGGTGACGATCACCGACGGGGCCCTCACCGCCGCCGCTCGGCTCGCCGATCGCTACATCAGCGACCGTTGCCTGCCCGACAAGGCGATCGACCTGATCGACGAGGCCGCCGCCCAGCTGAAGATGGATGTGACCTCCAAGCCCCAGGTGGTGGAGGACGCCGAAACCGACCTGCGCCGGGTTGAACTGGCCCTACTGGCGGCGGAACAGGCCCCGGAGGCGGAGCGGGTGCAGCTGCAGCGCTCCCGCCTGGAGGCCTCGGCCTGTCTGGAGGACCTGCGCGGCCGTTGGCAGGCGGAACGGGACCAGCTGGAGGAACTGCGTCAGTTGCTCCAGGAGGACGAAACCCTTCGCCATGCGATCGCCGAAGCTGAACGCAACGGTGATCTGGAGGAGGCGGCCCGGCTGGAATACGACCAGCTGCATCGGGTTCAGCAGCGCCGCACCGACCTGGAGCAGGTGTTGGTGGAGGCCCAGGAGCAAGGCACGGCCCTGCTGCGCGAGCAGGTGGAAGCCGGCGACATCGCCGATGTGGTGGCCCGCTGGACCGGGATTCCCGTGCAGCGTCTGCTGGCCGGTGAGCGTCAGAAGCTGCTGGAGCTGGAGACCCAGCTGCAGCAGCGGGTGATCGGTCAGCCGGAAGCGGTGCAGGCGGTGGCGTCGGCGATCCGTCGGGCCCGGGCTGGGATGAAGGATCCACGCCGACCTGTGGGTTCCTTTCTGTTTCTCGGCCCCACCGGTGTCGGCAAGACCGAGTTGGCCAAGGCTTTGGCGGCTCGGCTGTTCGATGAGGAGGAGGCGCTTGTGCGTCTCGACATGAGCGAGTTCATGGAGCGCAATGCGGTGGCCCGTCTGCTCGGGGCACCGCCTGGTTACGTGGGCTACGAGGAAGGAGGGCAGCTCACCGAGGCGGTGCGGCGTCGCCCCTATGCGTTGCTGTTGCTCGATGAGGTCGAAAAGGCCCATCCGGATGTCTTCAACGTGCTGCTCCAGGTGCTCGATGACGGGCGTCTCACCGATTCCCAGGGCCGCACCGTGGATTTCCGCCACACGGTGGTGGTGATGACCAGCAATCTCGCCAGTCGCGCCATCCTCGATCGAGCCCGCGAAGGACAGCAGCCCGATGCGGATCAGGCGGCCCTCGATCAGGCGCTTGCGGTCCGGGTGGATGAGGCGCTCGCCAGGCAGTTCCGCCCTGAATTCCTCAATCGCATTGATGAGGTGATTCGCTTCCGGCCGCTGGCGATCGAGGATCTGGAGCGCATCGTGCACCTGCAACTCGCCGAACTGGCCCAGTTGATGCGTGAGCAGGATCTGGAGCTGCGGGTCGATCCGGCGGTGGTGCGGGCGCTGGCGGAGCAGGGCTTTGAACCCGAATACGGTGCTCGGCCTCTGCGACGGGTGTTGCGTCGCCAGTTGGAGAATCCCCTGGCCACCCAGCTTCTCGAGGATCGCTTCAGTGGCGCCTCCGCCGTGCGGGTGCGTTCCGGCGACGGGGCCTTGGAACCGTTCCTGTTCACGCCAGAGGATTGA
- the gloA gene encoding lactoylglutathione lyase encodes MRMLHTMLRVGDLERSLRFYTEVLGMQLLRRKDYPSGRFTLAFVGYGEESDHTVLELTHNWDTDHYALGDGYGHIALGVDDIQATCAAIADKGGRVVREPGPMKHGSTVIAFVEDPDGYKVELIQLASRASS; translated from the coding sequence ATGCGCATGCTGCACACGATGCTGCGCGTGGGGGATCTGGAGCGATCGCTGCGCTTCTACACCGAGGTGCTGGGGATGCAGTTGCTGCGCCGCAAGGACTACCCCTCCGGTCGGTTCACGCTCGCTTTCGTGGGATACGGCGAGGAGAGCGACCACACCGTGCTGGAGCTGACCCACAACTGGGACACCGACCATTACGCCCTGGGTGATGGCTACGGCCACATCGCCCTCGGTGTGGATGACATCCAGGCCACCTGTGCGGCGATTGCCGACAAGGGTGGGCGCGTGGTGAGGGAACCGGGGCCGATGAAGCACGGCAGCACGGTGATCGCCTTCGTGGAGGATCCAGATGGCTACAAAGTGGAGCTGATTCAGCTCGCGTCCAGGGCGTCGTCCTGA